A section of the Pseudanabaena mucicola str. Chao 1806 genome encodes:
- the ruvB gene encoding Holliday junction branch migration DNA helicase RuvB produces MAIISSKSSPNPDGNQPDDQTAQNSVPAKKSTRRSSKKATPSPEIQQALDLLQAEATPEEKLADQLAKDDATTAQVGTDINIRPKNLQDYIGQKDLKELLHIAIAAAKSRSSALDHLLLYGPPGLGKTSLALIIAQEMGVQCKITSAPALERPRDVAGLLVSLQQGDILFIDEIHRLPNVTEEILYPAMEDYRLDITIGKGQGARIRSVQINKFTLIGATTRIGALSSPLRDRFGFVQHFRFYEQDELTQIVSRSAKILATPIDDDGAVAIAARSRGTPRIANRLLKRVRDYAEVKAKGESITGAIAESALELFNVDPKGLDWIDRKLLTVLIENFNGGPAGLDTLAAATGEDAHTIEEVYEPYLLQIGYINRTPRGRVATAAAWKHLGYPVQTTISGLL; encoded by the coding sequence ATGGCAATCATTTCCTCTAAATCAAGTCCCAATCCTGATGGCAATCAGCCAGACGATCAAACTGCTCAAAATTCTGTCCCTGCGAAAAAATCAACTCGTCGCAGTTCTAAAAAAGCTACTCCATCGCCCGAAATTCAACAGGCTCTCGATTTGTTGCAAGCAGAGGCTACTCCAGAGGAGAAGTTAGCCGATCAATTAGCGAAAGATGATGCGACAACGGCTCAAGTTGGTACAGATATAAATATTCGTCCTAAAAATCTGCAAGATTATATTGGGCAAAAAGATTTAAAGGAATTGCTGCATATTGCGATCGCAGCGGCAAAGTCACGCTCATCAGCACTCGATCATTTGTTGCTCTATGGTCCTCCTGGATTAGGGAAAACTTCACTAGCTTTGATTATTGCTCAAGAAATGGGTGTGCAGTGCAAAATCACCTCTGCGCCTGCCCTTGAGCGTCCCCGTGATGTCGCAGGTTTGTTGGTTTCTCTACAGCAGGGAGATATTCTATTCATTGATGAAATTCATCGTTTACCGAACGTGACAGAAGAGATTCTTTATCCTGCAATGGAAGATTATCGCCTTGATATTACGATTGGCAAAGGACAAGGGGCAAGAATTCGCAGTGTACAGATCAATAAATTTACGCTGATCGGTGCGACTACCCGCATCGGGGCTTTGTCTTCACCATTGCGTGATCGTTTTGGCTTTGTACAACATTTCCGTTTCTATGAGCAGGATGAACTAACACAAATTGTGTCGCGTAGTGCCAAGATTTTGGCAACACCAATTGATGATGATGGGGCTGTGGCGATCGCCGCGAGATCGCGTGGTACGCCTCGGATTGCCAATCGTCTCCTAAAGCGAGTACGGGACTATGCCGAAGTCAAGGCAAAGGGCGAATCGATTACAGGGGCGATCGCGGAATCTGCATTAGAATTGTTTAATGTCGATCCCAAAGGATTAGATTGGATTGATCGCAAGTTGCTAACGGTATTAATCGAAAACTTTAATGGCGGTCCTGCAGGTTTAGATACCTTGGCAGCAGCGACGGGTGAGGATGCTCATACGATTGAAGAAGTATATGAGCCATATCTGTTGCAAATTGGCTATATAAATCGCACCCCACGCGGTCGCGTCGCCACTGCCGCCGCATGGAAGCATTTGGGCTATCCTGTGCAAACAACAATCTCAGGTTTGTTATAA
- a CDS encoding creatininase family protein, translated as MSYFPDHRYFAYLTSPAIASMTNKENVVIIQPMGAIEQHGAHLPLIVDAAISIEVLARALDKLDSAIPAYALPPLYYGKSNEHSTFAGTITMSTQTMLAVLTDIAESVYRAGFRKLALMNSHGGQPQILEIVARDLHEKYSDLMIFPLFTWRVPNVAKDLLNAKELELGIHAGDAETSLMLALLPKQVDMDKAVTEYPYGLPEQSMLSMEGANPFAWVTRDLTRSGVLGDARVATKEKGEKILASLVEGWTELIEDIYKFEQPKAYGNHFL; from the coding sequence ATGAGTTACTTTCCCGATCATCGTTATTTCGCTTACCTGACTTCACCTGCGATCGCCTCTATGACCAATAAGGAGAATGTAGTCATTATTCAGCCGATGGGTGCGATCGAACAGCATGGAGCACATTTACCACTGATTGTTGATGCTGCGATTAGTATTGAAGTATTGGCAAGAGCTTTAGATAAGTTAGATTCTGCTATTCCTGCCTATGCTCTACCACCTTTGTACTACGGCAAATCCAATGAACATAGTACATTTGCAGGAACGATTACAATGAGTACACAGACTATGCTGGCGGTATTAACAGATATTGCTGAAAGTGTTTATCGGGCAGGCTTTCGCAAATTAGCTTTGATGAATTCTCACGGAGGACAGCCGCAGATTTTGGAAATAGTTGCTCGCGATCTGCATGAGAAATATTCAGATTTGATGATTTTTCCTCTCTTTACTTGGCGCGTGCCTAATGTGGCAAAGGATTTATTAAATGCAAAGGAATTAGAGCTAGGAATTCATGCTGGAGATGCAGAAACTAGTTTGATGTTGGCACTTTTACCTAAACAAGTGGACATGGACAAGGCAGTAACAGAATACCCCTATGGATTGCCTGAGCAAAGTATGCTGAGTATGGAGGGGGCGAATCCCTTTGCATGGGTGACACGAGATTTGACTAGAAGTGGGGTTTTGGGTGATGCAAGGGTGGCAACTAAAGAAAAGGGAGAAAAGATTTTGGCTTCTTTAGTTGAAGGTTGGACAGAATTGATCGAAGATATCTATAAATTTGAGCAACCTAAGGCGTATGGCAATCATTTCCTCTAA